In one window of Aquimarina spinulae DNA:
- a CDS encoding TIGR04149 family rSAM-modified RiPP, with the protein MKNNKIKKLNLNKCTISNLEMNTIKGGVVDSCTPTCHISFPTNPTRQSNNFECENFTQRIH; encoded by the coding sequence ATGAAAAACAATAAAATTAAAAAACTGAACCTTAATAAGTGCACCATATCAAACCTTGAAATGAATACGATAAAAGGAGGAGTAGTAGATTCTTGTACTCCGACCTGTCATATTAGTTTTCCTACAAATCCAACAAGGCAATCTAATAATTTTGAATGTGAAAATTTTACACAAAGAATTCACTAA
- a CDS encoding YbaB/EbfC family nucleoid-associated protein — MFGDMMGMMGKLKETQQKVEKTKERLNTVLVDEESSDGLLKITLTANREVKKIAISDQLLEDKEQLEDYLILTLNKAITKATQVNETELAAVAKEGMPNIPGMDLFK; from the coding sequence ATGTTTGGAGATATGATGGGGATGATGGGTAAATTAAAGGAAACCCAGCAAAAAGTAGAGAAAACTAAAGAAAGATTAAATACCGTTTTGGTAGATGAAGAAAGTTCTGATGGTTTACTTAAAATTACGCTCACCGCAAATCGAGAAGTCAAAAAAATTGCTATATCCGATCAACTATTAGAAGACAAGGAACAGCTAGAGGATTATTTAATTTTAACTTTAAATAAGGCTATCACAAAAGCAACACAGGTTAATGAAACAGAATTGGCTGCCGTTGCTAAAGAAGGTATGCCAAATATCCCCGGGATGGATTTATTTAAATAG
- a CDS encoding lanthionine synthetase C family protein has product MTIEIQLRNKLKEISEVLDAKAENNQEVGVLSGVSGVALFQFYYSKFLNEDIHADKGAETITRAIELINNGFTFPTFCTGIAGACWVLEILKEEEFVELDDDFLSADLDSYLLEAMRADIKTENYDFLHGAMGYGYYFLKRYQNLASEESKKHYKNYLDELIAALKKSSKKNDYGVWWESVLRQEEGVKGCNLSLSHGISSMVNFLSRIVEHKEFYDDVREMLEQAVNYILHCKNKDKTMTATFPNWIVKEDIVDNNSRLAWCYGDLGIGISVFRAGKILGNTQISDEAIAILKYSTQRRDIEEAGVQDAGLCHGAYGILLIYNYLYRKTDDIVFKKASDFWAQKALDMAIHEQGYAGYMVWRGGVEEEKWKTEVSLLEGVAGIGLSIISYLAPFDTKWDECLLIS; this is encoded by the coding sequence ATGACTATTGAAATTCAACTAAGGAATAAACTAAAGGAAATAAGTGAGGTTTTAGATGCTAAGGCAGAAAACAATCAGGAAGTAGGAGTTTTATCCGGAGTTTCTGGAGTTGCATTATTTCAATTTTATTATTCAAAATTTTTAAATGAGGATATTCATGCAGATAAAGGAGCAGAAACAATTACAAGAGCTATAGAACTTATTAATAATGGTTTTACTTTCCCTACTTTTTGTACCGGAATTGCAGGAGCATGTTGGGTGCTCGAAATTCTTAAGGAAGAAGAATTCGTAGAGTTAGATGATGATTTTCTTTCAGCGGACTTAGATTCTTATTTGTTAGAAGCAATGAGAGCTGATATAAAAACAGAGAATTATGATTTTCTACATGGTGCAATGGGATATGGATATTATTTTTTGAAACGTTATCAAAATCTTGCTTCAGAAGAGTCAAAAAAGCACTATAAAAACTACCTTGATGAATTGATTGCAGCACTAAAAAAATCATCAAAAAAGAATGATTACGGAGTATGGTGGGAGTCTGTTCTAAGACAGGAAGAAGGAGTTAAGGGATGTAATTTAAGTTTATCTCACGGAATATCAAGTATGGTTAATTTCCTATCCCGAATAGTCGAACATAAAGAATTTTATGATGATGTTAGAGAGATGTTGGAACAAGCTGTGAACTATATATTGCATTGTAAAAATAAAGATAAAACAATGACTGCTACATTTCCAAACTGGATTGTTAAAGAGGATATAGTTGATAATAATTCGAGATTAGCATGGTGTTATGGGGATTTAGGGATAGGGATATCAGTATTTCGAGCTGGTAAAATATTAGGAAATACCCAAATTAGTGATGAAGCAATAGCAATTTTAAAATATTCTACCCAACGAAGAGATATTGAAGAAGCAGGAGTTCAGGATGCCGGATTGTGTCATGGAGCATATGGAATACTTCTTATTTATAATTACTTATATAGAAAAACAGACGATATTGTATTTAAAAAAGCTTCTGATTTTTGGGCTCAGAAGGCGCTGGATATGGCAATACATGAACAAGGGTATGCCGGATATATGGTATGGCGAGGAGGAGTAGAAGAAGAAAAATGGAAAACCGAAGTAAGTTTGCTTGAAGGTGTTGCAGGTATCGGGTTATCTATAATCTCCTATTTAGCTCCTTTTGACACCAAATGGGACGAATGCCTTTTGATTAGCTAA
- a CDS encoding YegP family protein, producing the protein MFELKNKEGSSYHFTLKAKNGQVILSSEVYNSKSAAENGIASVKKNASEDGRYERKTAKNGKFYFNLKAGNGQVIGSSQMYASESGMENGINSVKENASGADTKEI; encoded by the coding sequence ATGTTTGAACTCAAAAATAAGGAAGGGTCTAGCTATCATTTTACCTTAAAAGCTAAAAACGGACAAGTTATCTTAAGTAGTGAGGTTTACAATAGTAAATCTGCTGCAGAAAACGGAATTGCATCGGTTAAGAAAAATGCATCTGAAGATGGAAGATATGAGCGTAAGACAGCAAAAAATGGTAAATTCTATTTTAACCTAAAAGCAGGTAATGGCCAGGTAATAGGTAGTAGTCAGATGTATGCTTCTGAATCTGGAATGGAAAATGGCATCAATTCGGTTAAAGAAAATGCATCGGGTGCCGATACTAAAGAAATTTAA
- a CDS encoding HlyD family secretion protein produces the protein MSSPLFRKEAIKNNTQRLLGDVLLIRPISFWIFTGILVFVVTMVGLFLAFGTFARREMVTGYLVPDKGLVRVYAPFNGVIDKKHSTDGQKISKGQNLLEVTTERGTKDSISINQQLITRLEQQKINLEQRIIDETQVLDSEGSRLSTILINHKNEYYQINQQLQSQKEQVLLAKNQWNTYKQLRAKGLVSEDNLSSKRSVYFSAKASFNATKRLQINKKTEIANIRKQQEQSPLRKSTRLKELQNQLAQKEERLIELNNSHSYMIKAPVNGRITSTQVNIGQNVSSAVPILTIIPENTTLYAELFLPSRAIGFIKKNQQVLLRYDAFPYQRYGLYQGKIVQIAEAVINPNEVAIPIPMQEPVYRIKVALDVQTINAYGKRMPLQSGMSVAADIILEERSLGQWLLEPIYSLKGKL, from the coding sequence ATGAGTTCCCCGCTATTTCGTAAAGAAGCCATAAAAAATAATACCCAACGTTTATTGGGAGATGTTTTATTAATACGACCTATATCATTTTGGATATTTACAGGTATACTGGTTTTTGTAGTTACGATGGTGGGGCTTTTTTTAGCGTTCGGAACCTTTGCCCGCCGTGAGATGGTAACGGGGTATTTGGTGCCCGACAAAGGTTTAGTGCGAGTGTATGCTCCATTTAACGGAGTTATTGATAAAAAACATAGTACAGATGGTCAAAAAATTAGTAAAGGCCAAAACCTACTCGAAGTTACTACAGAACGAGGTACAAAAGATAGTATTAGTATCAATCAACAATTAATTACCCGACTAGAGCAGCAAAAAATAAACCTCGAACAACGAATTATTGATGAAACACAAGTTTTGGATAGCGAAGGTAGCCGATTATCCACCATTCTTATAAATCATAAGAATGAATATTATCAGATCAATCAACAATTACAAAGCCAGAAAGAACAAGTACTATTGGCAAAAAACCAATGGAATACCTACAAACAACTAAGAGCGAAAGGGCTAGTTTCTGAAGATAACCTTAGTAGTAAAAGAAGTGTATATTTTAGTGCTAAGGCATCTTTTAATGCTACCAAAAGATTACAAATCAATAAGAAAACAGAAATAGCCAATATACGAAAACAGCAGGAGCAATCTCCTTTGCGAAAAAGTACACGATTAAAAGAATTGCAAAACCAGCTGGCACAAAAAGAAGAACGTCTTATAGAACTAAATAATAGTCATTCTTATATGATTAAAGCCCCGGTAAATGGTCGCATTACTTCAACACAAGTTAATATTGGGCAAAATGTGTCTTCTGCTGTACCTATACTAACCATCATACCAGAGAATACAACATTGTATGCCGAGTTGTTTTTGCCTTCTAGAGCTATAGGTTTTATAAAAAAGAATCAACAGGTATTGTTACGGTATGATGCTTTTCCATATCAGCGATATGGATTGTATCAAGGCAAAATTGTACAAATAGCAGAAGCAGTTATTAACCCAAATGAGGTAGCTATACCTATTCCTATGCAAGAACCTGTATATCGCATAAAAGTTGCTCTAGATGTACAAACTATTAATGCATATGGTAAAAGAATGCCATTGCAATCAGGAATGTCTGTAGCCGCAGATATTATTTTGGAAGAACGCAGCCTGGGGCAATGGTTGTTAGAACCTATTTATAGTCTAAAAGGAAAATTATAG
- a CDS encoding threonine aldolase family protein, whose protein sequence is MKIDLRSDTITKPTPEMLTAMMNAEVGDDVYKEDPTVNALEEKVAQMFGKDTALFFPSGSMANQAAIKLHTQPGEQLIADKFAHVYNYEGGGVSFNSGVSCKLLDGHRGMVTAEQVEAAINPPDFYHSPLTSLVCIENTTNKGGGACYDFEEIKKIRQVCDQHHLGYHLDGARLWNALVAKNERAAQYGEVFDSISVCLSKGLGAPIGSVLVGSSDIMEHAIRIRKILGGGMRQLGYLAAAGLYAIEHHIDRLAEDHKRAEEIGEVLEKLPFVKQVEPIDTNIVIFIIDGNEEEFIAEMASKNVHFYGMGQGKLRFVTHLEYTQEKHEYFLELLTSVTLDKNKTAHV, encoded by the coding sequence ATGAAAATAGATCTTAGAAGTGATACCATAACCAAACCTACTCCAGAAATGCTTACTGCAATGATGAATGCTGAGGTAGGGGATGATGTGTATAAAGAAGACCCTACAGTAAATGCATTAGAGGAAAAGGTAGCACAAATGTTTGGTAAAGATACTGCATTGTTTTTCCCTTCGGGGAGTATGGCAAACCAGGCTGCTATTAAATTGCATACACAACCAGGCGAGCAATTGATAGCTGATAAATTTGCTCATGTATATAATTATGAAGGAGGAGGAGTTTCTTTTAATAGTGGCGTATCATGCAAATTACTAGATGGCCATAGAGGAATGGTTACAGCAGAACAGGTAGAAGCAGCAATTAATCCACCAGATTTTTATCATAGTCCGTTAACAAGTTTGGTGTGCATAGAGAATACGACCAATAAAGGAGGTGGAGCATGTTATGATTTTGAAGAAATTAAAAAAATAAGACAAGTATGTGATCAGCATCATCTTGGATATCATTTGGATGGGGCACGATTATGGAATGCCCTAGTAGCCAAAAATGAAAGAGCTGCACAATACGGAGAAGTTTTTGATTCGATCTCTGTTTGTTTAAGCAAAGGTCTGGGAGCACCAATAGGATCTGTTTTAGTCGGTAGTAGTGATATTATGGAACATGCGATTCGTATCAGAAAAATATTAGGAGGAGGAATGCGCCAGTTAGGGTATTTGGCAGCTGCCGGATTATATGCTATAGAACATCATATCGATCGATTAGCAGAAGATCACAAAAGAGCCGAAGAAATTGGAGAAGTATTAGAAAAGCTACCTTTTGTAAAACAGGTCGAACCTATAGATACCAATATAGTTATATTTATTATAGATGGTAATGAAGAAGAGTTTATTGCAGAAATGGCATCAAAAAATGTTCATTTTTATGGAATGGGGCAAGGTAAATTAAGATTTGTAACACACTTGGAGTATACCCAAGAAAAACATGAATACTTTTTAGAACTACTAACTTCGGTTACTTTGGATAAAAATAAAACTGCTCATGTATAA
- a CDS encoding Blp family class II bacteriocin, protein MRDLKFEEVQEVNGGDAASGAATGAGIGNAIGGPIGAIVGAIIGAVVGSMSED, encoded by the coding sequence ATGAGAGATTTAAAATTTGAAGAAGTACAGGAAGTTAATGGTGGTGATGCCGCGAGTGGCGCAGCAACAGGTGCTGGTATCGGAAATGCAATAGGAGGGCCAATAGGTGCTATAGTAGGTGCTATTATTGGTGCGGTTGTAGGTAGTATGTCTGAAGACTAA
- a CDS encoding Blp family class II bacteriocin — protein sequence MRNLTNSELNSVNGGCSGQTAGGILAGALGGARTGAGIGGAIGTSATPAGSIVGAVVGGLFGAIAGGFIAASRC from the coding sequence ATGAGAAATTTAACAAATAGTGAATTGAATTCTGTAAATGGTGGTTGTAGTGGACAAACTGCCGGAGGTATTTTGGCTGGTGCTCTAGGAGGAGCTAGAACTGGTGCAGGTATTGGAGGTGCAATAGGAACATCGGCTACCCCTGCAGGAAGTATAGTAGGAGCAGTTGTTGGAGGTTTATTTGGAGCTATTGCAGGTGGATTTATTGCCGCAAGTAGATGTTAA
- a CDS encoding peptidase domain-containing ABC transporter translates to MQNPIHLLHYGWGKRVPVIIQTEVAECGLASMAMVANYYGHKLDLNSLRRKYSISSKGATLQGLIKLADNLQFSSRPLRLELEELSQLKTPCILHWNLNHFVVLTSVKGNKITIHDPAVGKRIMKLSEVSKHFTGVALELTPTPDFKPEKISKRAKLSDFWSRITGLKRVLTQILVLSLLLQVFAIATPFYMQLVVDDVIISRDLDLLLILALGFGLMKLVNLAVTALRGVVILYMGTQLNIQMAANLLRHLLKLPMDYFEKRHIGDIISRFGSLEDVKQLLTTGLIETVVDGIMAIGLLVMMFIYSATLAFIVLAAVAIYIIVRLALYRPYRQLKEEAIVADAKQNSNFMETVRGIQSVKLFGNESQRQTVWHNYYADAMNTGIQIGKLDIGYNFINGFLFGLENIIVIYLAASLVMDSLMTIGMLYAFMSYKSQFTEKASALVNKFIQFKMLSLHMERLGDIILTRQEEDIDSKRQLSQVKGELNLENISFRYSDNEPYLFKNLNFKIEEGSSIAVVGASGCGKTTLMKVMLGLLKPETGTILVDGYDIRKVGLRTYRNLIGTVMQNDQLLSGSIADNICFFDPDFDQEWIEQCAQMAAIHQDIMAMPMGYHTLIGDMGSSLSGGQKQRLLLARALYKKPKILFLDEATSHLDVGLESVVNTTIKKLNITRIIIAHRPDTIAMADRVVALQNGQLLEAKIPDIAVTI, encoded by the coding sequence ATGCAAAATCCAATTCATTTACTTCATTACGGCTGGGGAAAAAGAGTCCCCGTCATCATACAAACAGAGGTAGCAGAATGCGGGTTGGCTTCTATGGCTATGGTTGCTAATTACTATGGACATAAATTGGATCTAAACTCGTTGCGACGTAAATATTCTATATCTTCTAAAGGAGCAACGCTACAAGGGCTTATAAAATTAGCAGATAATCTTCAGTTTAGCTCCAGACCGCTACGCCTTGAATTAGAAGAGCTTTCGCAACTAAAAACTCCGTGTATTTTACACTGGAATTTAAATCATTTTGTTGTACTCACATCAGTAAAGGGAAATAAAATCACTATCCATGATCCAGCCGTTGGAAAAAGAATAATGAAGCTGTCAGAAGTTTCGAAGCATTTTACAGGAGTAGCATTAGAACTGACACCTACACCTGATTTTAAGCCAGAAAAAATTTCAAAAAGAGCAAAACTATCTGATTTCTGGAGTAGAATTACAGGTTTAAAGAGGGTATTGACACAAATTCTGGTATTGTCATTGTTACTACAGGTATTTGCTATAGCAACTCCATTTTATATGCAGTTAGTGGTCGATGATGTTATTATTAGCAGAGATTTGGATTTATTATTGATACTAGCATTAGGTTTTGGTCTTATGAAGCTGGTTAATTTGGCAGTAACTGCGTTACGCGGAGTCGTTATTTTGTATATGGGAACACAGCTCAATATCCAAATGGCAGCAAATCTGTTACGGCATTTGCTAAAATTGCCAATGGATTACTTTGAAAAAAGACATATTGGTGATATCATCTCCCGATTCGGATCTCTGGAAGATGTAAAACAACTATTAACTACTGGTCTTATTGAAACCGTTGTAGATGGTATAATGGCTATCGGGCTTCTGGTTATGATGTTTATATACAGCGCAACACTTGCTTTTATTGTTTTGGCAGCTGTAGCGATATATATAATAGTGCGATTAGCATTGTATCGCCCGTACAGGCAATTGAAAGAAGAGGCCATTGTAGCAGATGCCAAACAGAATTCTAATTTTATGGAAACCGTTAGAGGTATCCAGAGCGTTAAGCTATTTGGTAACGAGAGTCAACGACAAACTGTATGGCATAATTATTATGCCGATGCTATGAATACTGGTATACAAATTGGCAAATTGGATATTGGCTATAACTTTATTAATGGGTTTTTATTTGGACTCGAAAATATAATTGTGATTTATCTGGCTGCCTCACTGGTAATGGATAGCCTAATGACTATTGGAATGTTATATGCTTTTATGTCCTATAAAAGTCAGTTTACAGAAAAGGCTTCTGCTTTGGTTAATAAATTTATACAATTTAAAATGCTTTCCCTTCATATGGAACGCCTAGGAGATATTATCCTTACGAGGCAAGAAGAAGATATCGATAGCAAAAGGCAATTATCACAGGTAAAAGGCGAGCTAAATCTAGAGAATATTAGTTTTAGATATTCTGATAATGAACCGTATTTGTTTAAGAATCTTAATTTTAAAATAGAAGAGGGGAGTTCTATAGCAGTAGTGGGAGCATCTGGATGCGGAAAGACAACGTTAATGAAAGTAATGTTGGGATTACTAAAACCAGAAACAGGAACTATTCTTGTTGATGGATATGATATACGAAAAGTGGGGCTACGAACGTATAGAAATTTAATAGGTACGGTAATGCAAAATGACCAGCTGTTATCGGGTAGCATTGCAGATAATATTTGCTTCTTTGACCCTGATTTTGATCAGGAATGGATAGAACAATGCGCGCAGATGGCGGCTATACACCAAGATATCATGGCAATGCCAATGGGATATCATACTTTAATCGGTGATATGGGAAGTAGTCTGTCTGGAGGACAAAAACAAAGATTGCTACTCGCAAGAGCTTTATACAAAAAACCTAAAATATTGTTCCTCGATGAAGCTACCTCACATCTTGATGTAGGATTAGAGTCTGTAGTGAATACTACAATAAAGAAATTAAACATTACAAGAATAATTATTGCTCATAGACCCGATACCATTGCAATGGCAGATCGAGTAGTTGCATTACAAAACGGCCAGCTACTAGAAGCAAAAATACCAGATATTGCTGTAACGATTTGA
- a CDS encoding helix-turn-helix domain-containing protein: protein MYRFFIYCFLLQFLFTPTSLKAQHYSDSLQQKSYKELQNLFLENRNVDSVNAKKILKVYIEKAKKNLDTLKIAQAFRLYCLDKSEEKKQPYLDSIIAITKNKQNKNYPAFAYHRKAQFFLHQQRNIEKTLNNLNLARKYAKLNNNTRLLYRIKHHIGIIKSEHLNEKEEALAIFKESEKFYKDNDKYIYRYLFTLHVIAETYIGLKKYDSASYYNNLGYNKAVNGANTEQNKMKAYFILCEGINQYTQKKYTASIDSINKAIPTMIEYNDISNIIDSNFYLGKSYYDHGNKEKAIPLFKKTDSILETLNSIPQYKHVKTYEYLKNYYKEINDLPNQNKYLDKLNTVLDNYLNDQIFISRKVKEDYDIPLLIEEQQAIIKKLNKNNDTYISGLLISGILLLISGGLIYYQYRKRRLYKIRFEQLIIDSKSNTHTPHSNQEVKSTKSSDLKVPEKHITYILSKLDEFEKNYGFLNIGVSSQSLADDIETNVKYLSRVINHYKNKSFTSYLNELRITYAVKELQENVMLQKFTIKAIASEFGYNSAETFSNAFYKQVKIKPSYFIKELRKVKNDKETPFI from the coding sequence ATGTATAGGTTTTTTATATATTGTTTTTTACTGCAATTTCTTTTTACCCCGACCTCATTAAAGGCGCAACACTATTCAGATTCACTACAGCAAAAAAGTTATAAAGAGTTACAAAATCTTTTTTTAGAAAATCGCAATGTAGATTCTGTAAACGCAAAAAAGATTTTGAAGGTTTATATAGAAAAAGCAAAGAAAAACCTAGATACTCTGAAAATAGCACAAGCCTTTCGACTTTATTGCCTGGATAAAAGTGAAGAAAAAAAACAACCCTATTTAGATAGTATTATTGCCATTACTAAGAATAAACAAAATAAAAACTACCCTGCCTTTGCTTATCACAGGAAAGCACAGTTTTTTCTACATCAACAAAGAAATATTGAAAAGACATTAAATAATCTTAACCTGGCTCGTAAGTATGCAAAATTGAATAACAATACCCGTCTTTTATATAGAATAAAACATCACATTGGCATTATTAAAAGTGAGCATTTAAATGAAAAAGAGGAGGCTTTGGCTATTTTTAAAGAGTCTGAAAAATTTTATAAAGATAACGACAAATATATCTATAGATATTTATTTACTCTACATGTAATTGCAGAAACGTATATAGGTCTTAAAAAATACGATTCTGCATCATATTATAATAACCTGGGATATAACAAAGCTGTAAACGGGGCTAATACTGAACAAAACAAAATGAAAGCCTATTTTATTTTATGTGAAGGGATTAACCAATATACTCAAAAAAAATACACAGCCTCTATTGACAGTATAAATAAAGCTATACCTACAATGATAGAATATAACGATATTTCTAATATCATTGATAGTAATTTTTATTTAGGAAAATCATATTATGACCATGGTAACAAAGAAAAAGCAATACCACTTTTTAAAAAAACAGATTCTATATTAGAAACGTTAAATTCTATCCCACAATACAAACATGTTAAAACCTACGAGTACTTAAAAAATTACTATAAAGAAATAAATGATCTACCTAACCAAAATAAATATTTAGATAAATTAAATACTGTATTAGATAATTATCTAAATGATCAAATTTTTATTAGTAGAAAAGTAAAAGAAGACTATGATATTCCTTTGCTAATAGAGGAGCAACAGGCAATCATAAAAAAACTAAATAAAAATAATGATACTTACATTTCGGGATTATTAATTTCGGGAATACTTTTACTAATTTCTGGAGGACTAATCTACTACCAGTATCGAAAAAGACGATTGTATAAAATTAGGTTCGAACAGCTGATTATCGATTCTAAATCAAATACGCATACACCTCATTCAAACCAAGAAGTTAAGTCTACTAAAAGTTCGGATTTAAAAGTACCCGAAAAACATATAACTTATATACTGAGTAAGCTTGATGAGTTTGAAAAAAACTATGGTTTTTTAAATATTGGAGTAAGTTCTCAATCTCTGGCTGATGATATAGAAACCAATGTTAAATATCTATCACGAGTCATTAATCATTACAAAAACAAAAGTTTCACCAGCTATCTAAATGAGTTACGAATCACCTATGCTGTAAAAGAACTACAGGAAAATGTAATGCTACAAAAGTTTACTATAAAAGCTATCGCTAGCGAATTTGGATATAACAGTGCTGAGACTTTTTCTAACGCCTTTTACAAACAGGTAAAGATAAAACCTTCTTATTTTATTAAAGAATTAAGAAAGGTAAAAAATGATAAAGAAACTCCATTTATTTAA